The DNA segment TAGTCTCTTTCAGCTTTGCCATAATAATTTATTGTCTATATTTATAGATACAAACATAATACAATTTGTACACAAAACAAACAATCTGTACATATTTTATAAAAAACTGTACACATGAGCAATAAAATAGGTCTGAATATCAATAACTTATGCAAACAAAATTTTTTATCAAAAAAAGAATTTGCAGACCTTTTTGGCGTTAGTCTATCTACAATTAATACATATACAGGGGGCAGAAGTAACCCACCAATAGACTTAATACAGAAGATATGTAGTCACTTTGAACTGTCAATTGATGATTTTATTAATTCAGATCTTTCACAGTCAGCAAACAATAATAAAGAAGCATTGCAACAAAACATTGCAACAGAAACAATAAATAACAATAAAAATGCAATAATTGCTTCACAGCGCGAAACTATCGAAACCCAAAAGGAACTGATAGCAAGCCTGCGCAGCCAACTTAGTCAGGCATCATAACATAGACGGTGTATAAACCTGAACATGAATAAGAATAAGAATAAGAATAAGAATACCAGTACAACACCCCACCCCAACTATTGTTGCAACTGAAGAACTAAAAAATACTAAATAATTATAATGCATTGGAAAACAAAGCAAAAACTACGTAGAGCAACTAAACTATATATCGTAGAACCTGAACATGACAAAACAAATGAAATAAAAATACAACTATCTAAAATAGAATATTGTTGTATTTATTTAAATGAACCATTTTCACAAAAAATAGAATATAAGGATTTAAGAGCTCGAGGATTTAATTATGACCCCTCACGAGATACTCATATTGTTCATTACTCTTCAAAAGAGGTTATAAGAGTATTAAGAAACTCTATAAATTTCAGTGACAATAACAATGATACTATAGAAAAATTGATTGAATTAATTCAGTCATTAGAAAACAAACATATCTAATCAAAAATGTTAATGACCAACATATTAAGACAACTGAGTCAAACATCATAACATGGAAGATTTATAAACCGGAACATGAATAAGAATACTCATAGATATACATAATGGAGTTAGAAATACAAATTACGGGAAACAAAATATATGCTCCCCTTTTAGGCAAAGAGTTAATACTAACCCCCGAAGAACGTATTAGGCAAAAATATATTTGTAGGTTAGTAAACCACTACGGTTACTCTTTAGACCAAATGCAACAAGAAGTTACATTAACGGGTTCTAAAAGAGGTACAGGGCGTGCCAGTGCCGATATTGTTATATGGCGAAGTAAAGAGGATCGATTAAAAAACATTAACCCCATTATTGTAGTAGAATGTAAAGCCGATTATATAACCATATCAACTGAAGACTATTATCAGGGACAAAATTATGCCCGATTTGCCAACGCTCCTTTTTTTGTTACTACTAATGAAAAAGAAACTAAAGTATTTAAGGTAAACTTAGAAATCACTCCTAAAACGTTGAGTGACGAAATTTTAGATATACCTAATGCTACAGAAGCTAACAGTAATAACGAAGTCCTTAAACTATTAGCAAAAACAAAGGCTTTTGAAAGAGATGAGTTTTCTAAACTACTTTTTCAGTGTCATAATGTTATTAGAAATAACGATAAATTATCTCCAGAGGCTGCATTTGATGAAATAAGCAAAATATTGTTTATGAAAATAAGGTACGAACGTAACCCTGATGAAGATAATATTTTTACCCTTAATCAATTTGAAAAGCAAGAGCGTAACTACGAAAAAAACATACGCCCTGTTAATGTAAAAAGGAATGGTCCTAAAGACGATATTCCTTATATGGATTATTGGTTTGAGTTAACCAAAGACGAATTTGAAGATGATGAGCTATTTGATAAAAATGATAAAATAAGGATTAAACAAGGCTCATTTAAAGAAATTGTAAAAAAGCTACAGAAGTATAACCTTTCTACTACTTCAGACGATGTTAAAGGTATAGCATTTGAGGAGTTTTTGGGAGGAACTTTTAGAGGCGAGCTCGGTCAGTTTTTTACCCCGAGAACGGTAGTTGATTTTATTATAGAGGTTTTAGACCCGCAAGAAGATGAAGTAATATGCGACCCATGTTGTGGGTCGGGTGGTTTTCTTATTAAAGCCTTTGAACACGTAAGAGATAAAATTGAGCAAGAAATAAAAATTGAAAAAGATAAGGTAAACGCAGCTTTTGATGAAATAGCAGAAGCCACAAAAGATGTTGAGGCACTAAATGAAGTTTCTAACGAGATTATACATAAACTAAGCTATGAAACCCAAATAAGAAAACGAGAAGAACAAGATAGGGCAAGGAGAACCGATATGTATATTTCAAGGTTAGAAAAGCTTTCATCTACCTGTATTTTTGGCACAGATGCTAACCCCCGCATGGCACGTACTGCAAAAATGAACATGATAATGCATGGCGATGGTCATGGTGGTGTACATCATAGAGATGGCTTGCTGAACATTAATGGTATTTTCGAAAATCGGTTTGATGTTATTTTAACCAACCCTCCTTTTGGTTCGAGGGTAGAAAAGTCTTCGATAATTACCAAAGCCGATCAAATTACAGATGAAAACCGTATAGCTCGTTACAAAAAAATGTATGGCGATAGCACTTATACTAAAGCTATGCAACAAATTAACAATAACATAGACGAACCGTTACTTAACACCTTACACATAGGTAAAAAAGGCATGAGTGGGCTTACAGAGGTATTGTTTATAGAGCGTTGCATTAACCTATTAAAACCAGGAGGGCGTTTAGGTATCGTACTCCCAGAAGGAGTTTTAAATACTCAAAACCTAGCTAAGGTGCGAGAATACTTTGAAAGTACAGCAAAAATTATACTCATAACCTCTATACCACAAGATGTATTTATGAAAAGTGGTGCTACAGTAAAATCGAGCTTAGTATTTTTAAAGAAATTTACTGATGAAGAAAATAGGCTATGGAAAAACTATACTACCCAAGCTACTAAAGATGTAAAGGCAAAACATGCACCTGAGTTAAATAGTATTAAAGAAAAACTTATGCTAAAAGGAGCTGAAGCCCTAAATACAACTACTAAAAAAGAACTACGCCAGCAAAAAAAGAAAATTGAAGAGCAGATAGAAGTTGAAATAAGGGCAATAGTAAAAGAAAAATTTGACTATGAAATTCCTATTGCAACAGTAGAAAAAGCAGGTATTAGCAGTACAGGTAGTATAATAGAAAATGAGCTGATAGATATAGAAAAAGAGTATACCCCTTACCGTATTAAAAATGAGTTATGGAAAGAACAAAAACCAAACTTTAAATATGTATGGAGTAGTAAAACAGGTAAAGTAGAGCGTGTTAAAAACAGTGCCGAAATTCAAATTATAGAATGGTAATGGCAGCTACAACAAAGCAAAATATCAGTTTTATAAAATTTTCTGAATTATATAATTGGAGTCCTAGTCACTTAATTGGGAATCATTTTAATTATAATAAGGAATTTCCTTTAATGAAAATTGGAAAATTTCTTAAAAAAAGCAATAATATCATCGTTATAGAGGATAATAAAACCTATAAGAGAGTAACTGTAAAAATTAATAATGGTGGCGTTATATTAAGAAATACAGAAATAGGAAAAAACATAGGTACAAAAAGACAATTTCTAGTAAAAGGCGGACAGTTCATTATATCTAAAATAGATGCCAGAAATGGTGCTATGGGAATAATTCCAGAAGAACTTGATGGAGCTATAGTTACTAACGATTTCCCGACCTATGAAATTGACACTAATACTATTCTAGAGCAATTTTTATTATTAATTACAACCACTAAAAAATTCACAGAATTTGCACAGAGTTGTAGTAGTGGTACAACAAATAGGCAAAGAATAGATCTTAAAAAATTTTTAGATGTTCAGATACCTCTACCCCCATTAAATGATGCAGATGCTAAAAAGCAAGGCTTACCTAACATTATAACTCAAGAAAAATTAGTAGCTGCCTATAACCAAAAAATAGCTACTGCTGCACAAGCAAAACAGGATGCTTTAGCCAAAGAAATTGAAGTAGAAACCTATTTATATAACGAGCTAGGAATACAAAAAACGGAGAAAAAAGAGACTAAGAAAGGGTTACATTTTGTAAAGTTTAAGGATATGGAAGAGTGGGGTTATGGCAGATCTACTGAACTTCTATCCTTA comes from the Flavobacterium arcticum genome and includes:
- a CDS encoding helix-turn-helix transcriptional regulator gives rise to the protein MSNKIGLNINNLCKQNFLSKKEFADLFGVSLSTINTYTGGRSNPPIDLIQKICSHFELSIDDFINSDLSQSANNNKEALQQNIATETINNNKNAIIASQRETIETQKELIASLRSQLSQAS
- a CDS encoding N-6 DNA methylase, which encodes MELEIQITGNKIYAPLLGKELILTPEERIRQKYICRLVNHYGYSLDQMQQEVTLTGSKRGTGRASADIVIWRSKEDRLKNINPIIVVECKADYITISTEDYYQGQNYARFANAPFFVTTNEKETKVFKVNLEITPKTLSDEILDIPNATEANSNNEVLKLLAKTKAFERDEFSKLLFQCHNVIRNNDKLSPEAAFDEISKILFMKIRYERNPDEDNIFTLNQFEKQERNYEKNIRPVNVKRNGPKDDIPYMDYWFELTKDEFEDDELFDKNDKIRIKQGSFKEIVKKLQKYNLSTTSDDVKGIAFEEFLGGTFRGELGQFFTPRTVVDFIIEVLDPQEDEVICDPCCGSGGFLIKAFEHVRDKIEQEIKIEKDKVNAAFDEIAEATKDVEALNEVSNEIIHKLSYETQIRKREEQDRARRTDMYISRLEKLSSTCIFGTDANPRMARTAKMNMIMHGDGHGGVHHRDGLLNINGIFENRFDVILTNPPFGSRVEKSSIITKADQITDENRIARYKKMYGDSTYTKAMQQINNNIDEPLLNTLHIGKKGMSGLTEVLFIERCINLLKPGGRLGIVLPEGVLNTQNLAKVREYFESTAKIILITSIPQDVFMKSGATVKSSLVFLKKFTDEENRLWKNYTTQATKDVKAKHAPELNSIKEKLMLKGAEALNTTTKKELRQQKKKIEEQIEVEIRAIVKEKFDYEIPIATVEKAGISSTGSIIENELIDIEKEYTPYRIKNELWKEQKPNFKYVWSSKTGKVERVKNSAEIQIIEW
- a CDS encoding restriction endonuclease subunit S, which codes for MAATTKQNISFIKFSELYNWSPSHLIGNHFNYNKEFPLMKIGKFLKKSNNIIVIEDNKTYKRVTVKINNGGVILRNTEIGKNIGTKRQFLVKGGQFIISKIDARNGAMGIIPEELDGAIVTNDFPTYEIDTNTILEQFLLLITTTKKFTEFAQSCSSGTTNRQRIDLKKFLDVQIPLPPLNDADAKKQGLPNIITQEKLVAAYNQKIATAAQAKQDALAKEIEVETYLYNELGIQKTEKKETKKGLHFVKFKDMEEWGYGRSTELLSLKSTKYSVISLNKNEFLYIDLFRGKSPKYDQSESYILNQKCIRWNYIDTQYMKSVKKEWLEKIESKFLTKTGDILINSTGDGTIGRSTVVRDTENNLLYDSHILLLRLNKKYILPEYFVEIFNSSYGQNQIETVKSAQSTKQTELGLTNLKKIHFPIIEDINTQKTIIDNIENLRKEIKTLKKQYENLREQAIIDFENIIFKK